From the genome of Acropora palmata chromosome 4, jaAcrPala1.3, whole genome shotgun sequence, one region includes:
- the LOC141878854 gene encoding exosome complex component RRP45-like, whose amino-acid sequence MKPSNVPLSSSEKVFLLQGIKSRKRLDGRETYDYRKLRISFGVDRGHCEVQLGRTRVLGQVSCEVVEPRASRPTEGQMFINVELSPMASAAFEGGRSTEFSVELNRFMERFYVESQAIDVESLCIVAGEKVWQVKVDLHVLDNGGNIADCASIAAITALAHFRKPDVSVIGEEVTIHSPEDREPVPLSILHMPVCITFGFYDKGEFLLVDPTDKEETIMDGRMTMAMNIHREICGAVMGGGVSLESDQIIRCSKIASVKVAELTELIKASLAEDSKQRSQGKTGFIESDKKTCAITISSTDESDVDLTEAIERAEERCSEMSSVPPDFPLQSELKGHGTAQVGCGGDNTWFVIDDADDEHMEEDHEIEKADCRLKNEDEDAVTRTSRKKNGKPVIHCTVDSDSSEEEIVILTANEVRGGHENSSKATVSQEQMDLNVAIKGAKVPEEGLSRSKGRKKKKKRK is encoded by the exons atGAAACCAAGTAACGTGCCTCTTTCTTCCTCCGAGaaagtttttcttcttcaggGAATAAAATCCAGAAAG CGCTTAGATGGGCGAGAAACGTACGACTATAGGAAGCTTCGGATATCCTTTGGTGTTGATCGAGGCCATTGTGAGGTACAACTCGGTCGAACGAG GGTTTTAGGACAAGTGTCATGTGAAGTTGTTGAGCCTAGAGCCAGTCGACCTACTGAAGGACAGATGTTCATCAATGTTGAATTATCTCCTATGGCATCTGCTGCATTTGAAGGAGGGAG GTCAACAGAATTTAGTGTTGAGCTGAACCGATTCATGGAGAGATTTTATGTTGAATCACAAGCTATAGATGTAGAGTCTTTGTGTATTGTTGCTGGGGAAAAG GTCTGGCAGGTTAAAGTTGATCTCCATGTTTTGGACAATGGAGGAAATATTGCAGATTGCGCAAGCATAGCTGCAATTACTGCTTTAGCTCATTTCAG GAAGCCTGATGTTTCTGTTATCGGTGAAGAAGTTACTATT CATTCTCCAGAAGACCGTGAACCAGTTCCTTTGAGTATTCTTCACATGCCAGTCTGTATAACATTTGGGTTTTATGATAAAGG GGAGTTCTTGCTGGTAGATCCAACTGATAAGGAAGAAACAATAATGGATGGAAGGATGACAATGGCAATGAACATTCATCGTGAAATCTGTGGGGCAGTTATGGGTGGTGGGGTGTCCCTAGAATCTGatcag ATCATCAGATGTTCAAAAATTGCATCAGTGAAGGTTGCTGAACTTACTGAACTTATAAAAGCATCATTGGCTGAAGACTCCAAGCAAAG GTCTCAAGGAAAGACAGGATTTATAGAATCAGACAAGAAAACCTGTGCAATCACAATTTCATCAACTGATGAATCTGATGTGGACTTGACAGAAGCAATAGAAAGAGCAGAAG AGAGATGCAGCGAAATGTCATCAGTTCCACCTGATTT CCCTTTGCAATCTGAGTTAAAG GGTCACGGTACAGCGCAGGTAGGTTGTGGTGGTGATAACACATGGTTTGTCATTGACGATGCTGATGATGAACATATGGAAGAAGATCATGAGATTGAAAAAGCGGATTGTCGACTcaaaaatgaagatgaagatgCTGTCACAAGAACCTCGCGCAAGAAGAACGGAAAGCCAG ttataCACTGTACTGTGGATAGTGATAGTAGTGAGGAAGAAATTGTCATATTGACAGCTAACGAAGTGAGAGGTGGACATGAAAACAG TTCGAAGGCGACAGTTTCCCAAGAACAAATGGACCTCAACGTGGCTATAAAGGGTGCTAAAGTGCCAGAAGAGGGCTTGTCAAGAAgcaaaggaaggaaaaagaaaaagaagagaaagtgA